One region of Primulina tabacum isolate GXHZ01 chromosome 1, ASM2559414v2, whole genome shotgun sequence genomic DNA includes:
- the LOC142506584 gene encoding uncharacterized protein LOC142506584, protein MIYSRNHEEHIHHLRTALQVLQDQKLFVKFCKCEFWLEKVVFLGYVISKDGLEIDPSKVETVKECAFSANEDDILHVTVSRAVYSRDSQTAWNLSVHSIRQRSTLYFIILEESSFRMGTNIFFSTTFHPQTDGQSERVIQILEDLIGACVIDFKGSWEPKQPLVEFIYNNSYQSSIGMDLYETLYGRKCRSPIH, encoded by the exons ATGATCTACTCGAGAAATCACGAGGAGCACATTCATCATCTGAGGACGGCACTGCAGGTGCTTCAGGATCAAAAGTTGTTTGTCAAATTCTgcaaatgtgagttctggttggagaaggtggTGTTTTTAGGCTACGTTATTTCTAAGGATGGACTAGAGATCGACCCATCTAAGGTCGAAACTGTGAAGGAGTG TGCATTTTCTGCCAATGAAGACGACATACTCCATGTTACAGTAAGTCGAGCTGTATATtcaagagatagtcagactgcatggaaTTTGAGTGTCCAtagtatccgacagagatccacACTTTACTTCATCATTCTAGAAGAGTCTTCATTCCGCATGGGgaccaatattttttttagtacgACCTTCCATCCGCAAACTGATGGCCAATCGGAgagggtgattcaaattttggaggacttAATaggagcttgtgtgatcgacttTAAAGGTAGTTGGGAGCCGAAGCAGCCGCTAGTGGAGTTTAtctacaacaatagctatcagtcgTCTATAGGCATGGATCTTTACGAGACTctatatggaaggaagtgtaggtcaCCAATTCATTGA